One Labrus mixtus chromosome 12, fLabMix1.1, whole genome shotgun sequence DNA segment encodes these proteins:
- the LOC132985443 gene encoding tripartite motif-containing protein 16-like, producing the protein MVPSPLDLQFEDGCNQQHLHSHMHRHMLCGSEVKLVFSYEEVNLRQSLLPRGEMAQKGVQLDRETVSCSICLDLLKHPVTLTCGHSYCKKCINSHWDKEDEKTVYSCPQCRQTFTARPDLRKNTMLADLVEELKKSGLKAAPADHCYAGSEDVACDVCTGRKLKACKSCLQCLASYCEKHLQPHYEAPPFKKHKLAEPSKKLQENVCSRHDEVMKIFCRTDQQSICYLCLMDEHKGHDTVSAAAERSEKQRELEVSQQNIQQRIQDREKDVKLLQQEVEAINGSADKTVGNSEKMFTELIRLMKKRRSDVKQQVRSQQQTEVSRVRELQEKLEQEITELKRRDAEMKKLSHTQDHNQFLHDYPSLSPLSESTHSSNIKIRPLRFFEYVTAAVSEVRDKLQDVLREKWTNISQTVTEVDVLLPEPEPEPKTRAEFLKYSCDITLDPNTAHTQLLLSDGNRKVTRTSQTHPYSSHPDRFTGWEQVLSKESLSGRCYWEVKRRGRGVSVAVTYKNISRAGRSNECRFGFNNKSWMLYCNNNSYNFWYNNVHTPVSGPQSSRVGVYLDHRARILSFYSISETMTLLHRVQTTFTQPLHAGLRCFGASAELCKLK; encoded by the coding sequence ATGGTTCCCTCCCCTTTAGATCTACAGTTTGAGGATGGGTGTAACCAACAACACCTGCACagtcacatgcacagacacatgctTTGTGGATCAGAGGTGAAACTTGTTTTCAGTTATGAGGAAGTGAATCTCAGACAGTCGTTGTTaccgagaggagaaatggcgcAGAAAGGAGTTCAGCTGGACCGGGAAACCGTCTCTTGTTCGatctgtctggatctcctgAAGCATCCGGTGACTCTTACCTGTGGACACAGTTACTGTAAGAAATGTATTAATAGCCACTGGGATAAAGAGGATGAGAAGACAgtctacagctgccctcagtgtagACAGACCTTCACAGCGAGGCCTGACCTGAGGAAAAACACCATGTTGGCAGatttagtggaggagctgaagaagtcTGGACTcaaagctgctcctgctgatcactgctatgctggatctgaagatgtggcctgtgatgtctgcaccgggagaaaactgaaagcctgtaagtcctgtctgcagtgtctggcttcttactgtgagaaacacctCCAGCCTCATTATGAAGCACCTCCATTTAAGAAACACAAGCTGGCggagccctccaagaagctccaggagaacgtctgctctcgtcatgatgaggtgatgaagatattctgtcgtactgatcagcagtctatctgttatctctgtttaatggatgaacacaaaggtcatgacacagtctcagctgcagcagaaaggagcgagaagcagagagagctggaggtgagtcaacaaaacatccagcagagaatccaggacagagagaaagatgtgaagctgctccaacaggaggtggaggctatcaatggttccgctgataaaacagtggggaacagtgagaagatgttcactgagctgatccgtctcatgAAGAAAAGACGCTCcgatgtgaagcagcaggtcagatcccagcagcaaactgaagtgagtcgagtcagagagcttcaggagaagctggagcaggagatcactgagctgaagaggagagacgctgagatgaagaagctgtcacacacacaggaccacaaccagtttctacacgactacccctcactgtcaccactcagtgaatctacacactcatccaacatcaagatccgtcctctgaggttctttgagtacgtgacagcggctgtgtcagaagtcagagataaactacaggacgtcctgagagagaaatggacaaacatctcacagacagtgactgaagtggatgttttactgccagaaccagaaccagagcccaagaccagagctgagttcttaaaatattcatgtgacatcacactggatccaaacacagcacacacacagctgttattatctgatgggaacagaaaagtaacacgCACGAGTCAGACCCATCcttattctagtcacccagacagattcactggATGGGAGCAggtcctgagtaaagagagtctgagtggacgttgttactgggaagtgaagaggagaggaagaggagtttctgtagcagtcacatacaagaatatcagcagagcagggcGTTCGAATGAGTGTAGATTTGGATTTAATAACAAATCTTGGATGTTATATTGTAACAACAACAGTTATAACTTTTGGTACAACAATGTCcacactcctgtctcaggtcctcagtcctccagagtaggagtgtacctggatcacagagcacgtattctgtccttctacagcatctctgaaaccatgactctcctccacagagtccagaccacattcactcagcctctacatgctggactcAGGTGTTTTGGAGcctctgctgagttgtgtaaactgaaatag
- the LOC132984607 gene encoding tripartite motif-containing protein 16-like, which yields MVPSPLDLQFEDGCNQQHLHRHMHRHMLCRSEVKLVFSYEEVNLRQSLLPRGEMAQKGVQLDRETVSCSICLDLLKDPGTLTCGHSYCKKCINSHWDKEDEKTVYSCPQCRQTFTVRPDLRKNTMLADLVEELKKSGLKAAPADHCYAGSEDVACDVCTGRKLKACKSCLQCLASYCEKHLQPHFEAPPFKKHKLAEPSKKLQENVCSRHDEVMKIFCRTDQQSICYLCLMDEHKGHDTVSAAAERSEKQRELEVSQQNIQQRIQDREKDVKLLQQEVEAINGSADKTVGNSEKMFTELIRLMEKRRSDVKQQVRSQQQTEVSRVRELQEKLEQEITELKRRDAEMKKLSHTQDHNQFLHDYPSLSPLSESTHSSSIKIRPLRFFEYVTAAVSEVRDKLQDVLREKWTNISQTVTEVDVLLPEPEPEPKTRAEFLKYSCDITLDPNTAHRQLLLSDGNRKVTRTSQTNPYSSHPDRFTGLLQVLSKESLSGRCYWEVKRRGRGVSVAVTYKNISRAGRSNECRFGFNDKSWMLYCNNNSYNFWYNSVSTPVSGPQSSRVGVYLDHRAGILSFYSISETMTLLHRVQTTFTQPLHAGLEIYSSVCVGASAELCKLK from the coding sequence ATGGTTCCCTCCCCTTTAGATCTACAGTTTGAGGATGGGTGTAACCAACAACAcctgcacagacacatgcacagacacatgctTTGTAGATCAGAGGTGAAACTTGTTTTCAGTTATGAGGAAGTGAATCTCAGACAGTCGTTGTTaccgagaggagaaatggcgcAGAAAGGAGTTCAGCTGGACCGGGAAACCGTCTCTTGTTCGatctgtctggatctcctgAAGGATCCGGGGACTCTTACCTGTGGACACAGTTACTGTAAGAAATGTATTAATAGCCACTGGGATAAAGAGGATGAGAAGACAgtctacagctgccctcagtgtagACAGACCTTCACAGTGAGGCCTGACCTGAGGAAAAACACCATGTTGGCAGatttagtggaggagctgaagaagtcTGGACTcaaagctgctcctgctgatcactgctatgctggatctgaagatgtggcctgtgatgtctgcaccgggaggaaactgaaagcctgtaagtcctgtctgcagtgtctggcttcttactgtgagaaacacctCCAGCCTCATTTTGAAGCACCTCCATTTAAGAAACACAAGCTGGCAgagccctccaagaagctccaggagaacgtctgctctcgtcatgatgaggtgatgaagatattctgtcgtactgatcagcagtctatctgttatctctgtttaatggatgaacacaaaggtcatgacacagtctcagctgcagcagaaaggagcgagaagcagagagagctggaggtgagtcaacaaaacatccagcagagaatccaggacagagagaaagatgtgaagctgctccaacaggaggtggaggctatcaatggctccgctgataaaacagtggggaacagtgagaagatgttcactgagctgatccgtctcatggagaaaagacgctctgatgtgaagcagcaggtcagatcccagcagcaaactgaagtgagtcgagtcagagagcttcaggagaagctggagcaggagatcactgagctgaagaggagagacgctgagatgaagaagctgtcacacacacaggaccacaaccagtttctacacgactacccctcactgtcaccactcagtgaatctacacactcatccagcatcaagatccgtcctctgaggttCTTTGAGTACGTGACAGCAgctgtgtcagaagtcagagataaactacaggacgtcctgagagagaaatggacaaacatctcacagacagtgactgaagtggatgttttactgccagaaccagaaccagagcccaagaccagagctgagttcttaaaatattcatgtgacatcacactggatccaaacacagcacacagacagctgttattatctgatgggaacagaaaagtaacacgCACGAGTCAGACCAATCcttattctagtcacccagacagattcactggTTTGTTACAggtcctgagtaaagagagtctgagtggacgttgttactgggaagtgaagaggagaggaagaggagtttctgtagcagtcacatacaagaatatcagcagagcagggcGTTCGAATGAGTGTAGATTTGGATTTAATGACAAATCTTGGATGTTATATTGTAACAACAACAGTTATAACTTTTGGTACAACAGTGTCAGcactcctgtctcaggtcctcagtcctccagagtaggagtgtacctggatcacagagcaggtattctgtccttctacagcatctctgaaaccatgactctcctccacagagtccagaccacattcactcagcctctacatgctggactcGAGATTtacagctctgtttgtgttggagcctctgctgagttgtgtaaactgaaatag